CTGGACGAGCAAGACAACAATAGTGGGTAAGGCCAGCTTGACGATCGTAGAGAGGATCGGCCCCTGCAACATAGCTGTTCGTGCGCGCATCTTTGGGCTTGAATTGTTGTCGTTGCGCTCCGTCTTCTGAAATCCGTCGAGCGGATTCGCTGAGGTCGCGTTGTCGACCGATTCGATGGCAGACAAAATTCTTTGATTCTCTACGAGCGCGTCATCGTTCATCATTTCCATTTCTCATCGGCATGGTGGTTTAATAATGCAACCAAATAGCAGCATCGCAAATTCGGTATAATAATGCAACTGATCTTCTCTTGGTGGGTAGTAGCAAGGAACGCGGAAGCCCAAACACTATGCAACGTAAAAGCATGAAAGAATCGCCCTGTCCGATTGCGCGCACCCTGGACCTGATTGGCGAGTGGTGGTCTATCCTCATCCTCCGAGACGCCTTCCAAGGCAAGAAGCGATTTACGGAGTTTCAACAGAGTCTTGGATTGGCGAAAAATGTGTTAAGCGCCCGCTTGCACAAATTGGTAGACAACGGCATCCTGGAAATTATTCCCGCGTCGGACGGAAGCGCATACCACGAATACGTCTTGACCGATAAGGGACGATCCCTGCAGCCCGTCTTGATCGCTCTAAATCAGTGGGGCGCGTCTTATCTCCCCCAGCGCCGCCCCAGCAAATTAGAGCCTGATCGTAAAACGCGGTAGCGATCCAGATTGTCATCCACGACTGCATGTTATTGACACTGTGTTATACCGTTGATTCGATTTCTGCCGCATCGACTAATGATCTTAATCAACATATCTCTTGCAGAGACAAGAGACACCTGACTTCTCGTGTCTTGCCGCCTGTGGCCATTGTTGTACGAACGCCATCGCGATCGCTGCTGATTGTCCTAACACATCCAGCGCCTATCGACGGACTCGCCTTTCGCAATGTGCAGAGTGTGCACGTCTTCAGGCTAAGAGACTTCGTTCCCTCCGGTATGCTTGGGTTTCTCCCGGCCCTGCTTAGTAAAAGTGCGATTTGACTACAACTCAACAGATCGTTGTTTTCGGACGCGATGTCGCGCTTATGGAAACCCGACTTCTTGTTTTGAAAACTTCGGGATTTCAAGTTCGCGGCGTCTACTCCGTCGAGGCATTAGTGAATTCCCTCTGTACGAGCAAAGTGGACTTGATCTTGTTAGGTCACAGCCTTGTTAAAGACGACATGGAATCCGCGCTAAAGATAGCCGGTCAGTGGGCTCCGGATGTTCCTGTGCTGCGATTGACCATCTTCCCGTGGCTGATAGCGATAAGAAATGAGAGAATTCTGGATATTACGAAGGGTCCCTATCGACTCATCGAAACCGTACGGGCAATCGTATCCGCCCGCCAGGCAGAAGAGTCTTGAAACTTAGCCTGAAAGAAACCTGCCTGTATTGCGGCGGCCACTTTATCCGTTCCGTCCGGCGCGGGAGAGGCCAATACTTCCTTTCTAGTTTTCTTCATCTCTTTCCGTGGAAATGCGGAAGATGTGGACACCCGGTTTATAAAACCTCGAGAAAAGGCGTCCTCAAGAGATTTCATCCCTCTGACACGCACCGCAGTAGAAAGATGGTGAACAAATGGTTCTAGAACCCCCAGAACAGTGGCGTCTCATCTTTATGGGCTTTCCTCCCGAGCCCGCCACGGTGATCTTTTTTGTGAAGGGACAGCCGGATGACGCTCTCTTCCATCATGGAGAAACTGCATACTCCAACTTGATCGTTCGTTTGAAAAACCAGTTATGGCTGTCCCAGGAGCATGTAGAAGCGCTATCGGGAGCCATTACCCATGGCGGTCGATACTCGGTCGCGATCTCCGCAACCCGATCCGATCTGCGAGCGGCAGGACTGCTTCCGTATACCGCAGATTCGTAGATCCTGTGTGGATGGTTCAACCCCTTCAGCAGTAGTGCACGTAGGCGGGCGAAGAGACTTCATTTTCTTCGCTATGCTTGGATCTGTCCGTTCAACGGAAGTGCAGGCGTCGTGTCCACAACAAAAAAACAGATCGTGGTCTTTGGGCGTAACGCGACGCTCATGGAAACCCGACTTCTTGTTCTGGAAACTACCGGATTTCAGGGGCGCGGTATCTCCTCCATCGCGGACCTGGTCCACACCATTTGCATGGACGAAGCCGACCTGGTCTTGCTGTGTCACACTCTCTCCGATGAGGATGTGGGCTCCGCGCTCGCAATCGTCACGGACGCGAACCCACATATGCCCATCCTCCGACTTACCTTTTCTCCCTGGGCGGAGCAGCTCAAAGAAGAAACCATTTTGAACGTTCTGGATGGCCCATACAGACTTCTTGAATCTGTGAAGATGCTTTTGAGCTCTCCCGCGACAACCGAATTTTTGCCGGTCCCTTAGCTCCATCTCCTCGTTGAGAACACGTGGAAGATGGAGCCCGGTTCAGCCCAGCTAGAAGCTGATGCGCGCAGCCAGTTGTACGCTCCTTGGATCGCCCACTGCAGTCGCACCTCCAAACGGTGTGCCTGAGGTATTCGGCGATGCAGGGTAAGCTCCCGTGCCGAAGGTTCCATTCGGAATCATGTCGTTGCGATGGTTCAGTGCATTGAAAGCTTCGGCAATGCCCTCCAGGTGAACGCGATCCGTCAGCGAAAAGGTTCGGCTCAGCCGCGCGTTCAACGCGAAGAAATCAAAACCCGTCCCGACATTCCGTCCGATGACGAAACCTTTCAGGCCTTCTGTACAGGCATTGGTGACTCCACTCGGAGCGACGCTCAAACCGGTTGCTGCGATACAAGGCCGCTGCGTCGTCTGCTGCTTGGTCTGTCCGCCCGTCGTTACATTGAAAGGAAGTTGCGAGTAGTACTGCACGATGCCTCCCAGACGCCAGCCATGCGTGAGATGCGCCATCACGTTCTTGGCATGCGACATGGGCGAATTCAACGTCGCATCGAAGACCAGGCGGTGCCGTTGATCGTCGTCGGAACGACTGCGATCCACACTTAGATCGAAGTTGTTAATCGGCGAGCTGAAGAAGAACTCGCCGACATCGTCGATGGCCTTCGACCACGTATAGGACACACGCGCAGAACCCCATGAGACAGGCCGCTCCAGAAAAGAAACAGCCAGGCCGTCATAGTACGAATCGAAGACCGAATCGTACGGCTTGATGTTGCCACGTGTGGCGTCAGGCCTGAAGCCGTCCAGGTTGATGTTGCGATTCAGCGAAGACAGCAGATGGAGTCCCCGCGTGTGCTGATAGCTGATACCGAGCGTGCCCGTTCGATTGATCTGCTGCTCCACACCAAGACTCGCCTGTTCAGAGTAAGCATTCTGAATGTTCGGGTTCATCAATGCGTAGCTTATCTTGGAGCCAGGATTCGGTGTGGTCGAAACATTTGGAAAGGTCGGAGCACCCGTGTCTCCAGGAACATAGGTGTATTGAAGCAAGCGGCCATGCGAGGGATCGGTCGTGTTATTCGCGGACAACAGAGCATTCGCCAGAGCACGCAAAGGCACACGGTCGTAAAACAAACCAAAACTTCCGCGCACAACAGTTCCCTTGTTCGCAAACGGCGACCATGCAAAACCGACGCGCGGTGAAACGTTGTTTTTGTCCGTACTAATGGTCCGCAGAAACTGCAGGTCATAGCGGACGCCGAGATTCAAAGTCAAAGAAGGCGTCGCCTTCCACTCATCCTGCATGTACACGCCGATGTTGGGATTGTTCTGCTGCACAAAGGGCGTGCCGAAGTTTTGCGAGAACGAAGCGTACGACGTTCCACTCGTCTGAAACGCAGCCAAAGACGCGAACGTATAGGATCCCGCAATGGACATGGGAAAGGTGATCGTGTCGTCGTTGAACAGGAAGTCCACGCCTGTTTTGAAGGTGTGCGCTCCACGCTGCATTACCAGGTTGTCGACTGCTTCATAGAGATAGTTCAAACGTGCCGTTGGAGAGGAAGAAAAGCGTCCGAAGGTTGCCACGCCGCTGATCGTCACTGCGGGGCTGTTCTGCGTATTGGACGGCGCGTTCAAGCTGTCGTAGGTGAACTGCCCACGCGATTCGTTGAAGGTTCGTGGAGTGAGCATTGCGATATTGCTGATCGCAACAGTGTGATTTGTATCCTGCACCGCCGTGCCGTAACTCACATCCGCCAGGCTCCCGGCACCGCGCGCATTGATGCTTGCCAGCCCGTAGTAGCTATAGCGGACATTCAACTGGTCGGAATCACTGAATCGATGATCCAGACGAAGAAAGCCGTTATCGGTGTGAACGTTTGTGGGATAGAGCGTGGTCGCTCCACTTCCCACAGTCAGTCGTGGCCCGGTGAAACCGATTGTGTCGAGCCGTGTGTTGACTGCAGCCGCCTGCACCGGATTGATCGTAATCACGCCTGCGGTATTCATGCGTCGACCTTCATAGTTGCCGAAGAGAAACGTCCGCTCCCGCCGGATCGGCCCGGAAAGACTCGCCCCGTACTGGCCCTGTGTGAGCGGAAGCTTGTTCTGCGACAAAGCGTTCTGCGCATTGAGCCTCTGATTGCGAAGGAACCCATACACCGTGCCGTGCACATCCTTGCTGCCGCTGCGCGTCACAATATTGAAGTATCCTCCAAGCGCGCGACCAAACTCAGCCTGCCCTCCCGAAGTCACCACCTGAAACTCACGAATCACATCCAGCCCATACGAATTACCCGCCAGACCGGCAGCATCGTCGTTTGCGGAGAGTCCATCCACGACAAAACTATTGGAGAAGTTGCGTTGGCTGTTGATCGAATAGCCCTGGCCTACGACCGGAGCCGTCTCCGCGAAAGTTTGAACGCTTGCCGTATTGGTAGGGCTTACACCCGGTGCAAGCAGCGCGAGATCCAGGAAGTTTCTACCGCTGTACGGAAGGTCGTTGATCTCTCTTTGCAGGACGGTCTCCGAGATCTGGCTGCGGTTCTCTTCCACCACAGGCGGTTGCGCGGCAACCGTGATCGCGGTCTTCTCTTCGGCCACCTCCATTTGCAGCGTCAGGTCGAAGGCGCCCCCTACCGTCAACTGAATCTCGCGAGTCGTTGCTGCAAACCCTTTCGGCTGCGCGGTGAACCGGTAAGTGCCCACAGGCAGGAAAGGAACACGAAAGCGTCCCTGGCCGTCCGTCTCCACGGTTCTTGCTTGATTTGTAGCGACTTCTAATACCGAGATATTGACCTGCGGAATTGCGGCACCACTCGGATCAAGTACTCTCCCCGTCACGGAAGCGGTCGTCAAAGTTCCCTGCGTGAAAGCCAGGGTAGAGGAAGCCAGCACGGCACTCAAGAAAATACATCCAGATCGAAACATTTGTCTTCTCCAGCGTTGGGCTGCGGCCATACCGCAGCGTCCCTTGTTAGGCTTTATGGGAGTAATCGCTGGAGCCGGGTGGTCCACGTTTCGGGTGCGCGTAAGACGCGAGATAGCGCGTGGCGATGCTTCGCCGCAACTCGACCCGCTGATCGCTTGCAAGAGCAACGGCGTTCGAGAGATCAGAAGGTGCACCATAGTCATTCGAGAAATGCGGAGCTGGGCTGCCCCCCTGAAAAGGGCACCGCTCCGAGATGCGAGACACCGCTGGAGCACGACTTGCTCCGAAGGCATCGGCGTCCATTGAACAATGATGCTTCCCATGCGCTCTACAGCACGCTGGTAATGAAATCTCTGCAGCACGTTTCGGCGTCGCAGCCAGAGCCACCAGCGGATACAGAATGAGAACGAGCAGAAGCGCCGACTTCCACCGTATTCTGTCTTTTGCGAATTTTCGAAACACTACACGCACAGCTCGCTCGATCTCGGACCTTTTTCGCCTAGCAGGAACATTCCATTGAATGTTCTGAGCACCCCTCTTCAATGCGCAGACGCTTTTCGGCGAAAGAACATAGGGGTGATGCCTTCAGAATTTCAGGATGAAAGGATTAGGAGAGAACAGGAGCGGGAGGGCCACGCTTGAGCCTGCTCCGGTCGCGGGAGATCCGCCACTTAGACTCGGTCTGTGCCGACCCGCAGGGGTGGCTCACGATCGAAGCGAAAATAGCACTGGAATTTGAAGGACGCACTGCATGGTGAGCGATCACCGATGCCTGCGAGGAGAAAGGACACATCTCGGCAGGACGATTGAATTGAGGGGCTTGCGAAGAAGAACGCTTCTCTGCCCCGCCCCCTGCACAGAAATGCTTGCCTCCGCGCCTGCAACAGGCAGGCACGTGCTCCTCCGCGTTACGGCTCAGGGCAAAGAGCGGCGACGCGAGAGGCAGGCCGAAGACGGCCAACAGCAGCATGGAGAGAAGTCTTCTCACTGAATTGATTGAAGCACTACGGACCTGAACCCGCAAGCTCCGAACGATCCTTGCGTTCTCTGGGCTAAAAAGCCTTCCAACGGACCCGTTCCTGGCGTACACCAAGACCGACAAAACGAGCGGCCATCCCCTGCATCCACCGCGAACGCGAAGCGATCCTAAATATTAAAGGCATCTTCGATAACTTTCCTGCCAGCGCAGGCTTCAACAAGTTCTTCTGCACGGCACCTTGAAACGTCTGCACAACCTTCGCCGGCCAAAGCCTGCGCGCCTGCACTTTCTCCACCATGGCATCGGTCAGTCGGCCCTCGCGCAACGGCACGGACAGAAGATTCGCCGTAGCCACCGCATCCTGCACCGCCAGATTGATTCCGACACCTCCCACAGGAGACATAGTATGAGCGGCATCGCCGATGCAGAGCATCCCAGGCGCGCTCCACTTGATTAAGCGATCGACAGAGACCCTCAACAGCTTCACATCATCCCACTTCGCTAGCTCGTTAACCGAAGCACGAAGCTCTGGTGCTGCGACGGCAACATCATGGCGAAAAGCCTCCAACCCACGGACGTGGATCTCCTCCGCCCCACCCTTATTCACGACATATGCACACTGAAGATAGGCTTGCCGATCAATCGTGATCAGGAACTTGCCACCGTTGGAATGCATCGAGACCCCTTCCATCTCCGCGTCGTTCTTCTCCACACGAAACCAGAAGACATCAATCGCGGCGTGCTCGTCCTCCACCACAAGACCGGCTGCTGCACGCACCGTGGAGCTTCGCCCATCCGCTCCGACCGTCAACGTGGCGCGAACCTCCATCGGCCCCTCGGGAGTCTCCGCCTGCACCCCCACCACACGTTCACTCTCATGCAGAAGGGCCGTCACATTGGCTTCCATCAGAATCGTCAACTTTGGAAGGAGCTTTCCCTTTTCGGCGATGAAATTAAGAAAATCCCACTGCGGCATGAAGGCGATATACGGGCACGGCGTCTTGAGTTGCGAGAAGTCAACGAGCGTCACTTTCTCCCCGCCAAAATCCCCGCCCAGGTGGTCCACCTTTTGATGAGGCACTTTCAGGAACTCCTCCAGCAGCCCGAGGTCCTGCATAATCTGCGTCGTGGAGGGATGAACGGTATCTCCTCGAAAATCGCGGAGAAAGTCCTTATGCTTCTCAAGCACCACGGTCTCCACGCCTGCCCGCGCCATCAGATACCCCAGCATCATGCCCGCGGGGCCACCTCCTGCAATACAGCAACAGCACTGGACGATTCGTTTTGAGCTCATAGACTCCCTCTTCCGATCGCAGTCACCAAAATACCCATCCTTTCGTTGAAACGAAACGGGCAAAGCACGATTCTCACTCAAAAGCATCTCCCAAAGGAGACTGCGCAAGCCGAAACACCGTCTAAGGGGAAGATATGAAAAAGCTGCTTCCCTGCCTTGCCCTGCTTGTTCTTCTTGCGCCGAACCTGCAAGCCGCCGATACCGCACGCTTTGACCTGTCCGGACCGAAGATCGAGGTCAAGGTGACGCGCGGAGACACCGTGCTCCCGATCTCCCAGGTGCCGAACCTGCAGCCGGGTGACAAGATATGGCTGCACCCTGACCTTCCGCCCACGCAATCCGCACATCTGCTGCTCGTGGCGGTCTTCCTACGCGGCACCACCAATCCCCCTCCGGATATCTGGTTCACTCGCCTGGAGACCTGGGATAAAAAGACGCGTGCAGAGGGCGTGACCATTACCGTTCCGGAAGAAGCGCAGCAAGCGCTTCTCTTTGTAGCTCCAGAGACCGGCGGCGACTTCTCCACCTTGAAGTCCGCAGTGAAAGGCCGCCCTGGTATCTTCATCCGCGCCTCGGCGGATCTGAACGAGGCCTCCTTTGAACAGGCGCGTATCGAGCGCTATCTCGATGCGATGCGGACAGTTCCACAGGACGACCAGAAAGCCATTGCCGAGCACTCCCAGAAGCTGGCAGCCACGCTCAACCTGAAGCCGAATCCTGACTGCTTTAAGCTTCCCGTAGATCAGCAGGTCACATGCCTTCGGCAATCCGGATCGCAGACACTCTTGGAAGATGGCCACGGACAGACTGTCGCGGCTATGCTTTCTAACGGAACCTCGTCAGACTTTATCAACGCAGCGGCAGCGACGCCCCTCGGCGGCGCTGGCGTCTACTCCGCCTATGTCGGGGCAATCGTCGATGCCGTCCGCCTCATGAGCGGCCTCCATACCGCGCAGTACCAGTACATTCCCGCCATTCAGTTCCCTCAAAATCAGACGCTGAATCTGCGCCTCAACGCTCCTCCTTCGTTTCTCAATCCCAAGTCGGTGATTGTGATCGGTCTGCCCGCGATCCAGAAGGCCGTTCCACCGCCACTGCGTCCGCACGATGCACATCAGGTCGCTTGCCTACTCCAGCCGAAGATGATTCTCCCTCTGGAAGGCGCTCCGCTGGTCTTCTCGACTGGATTTGCGCACGACCTCGTTCTTCGCCTGAAAGAGGGCGGCAATCTGCCGCTCAAACCGGACGCCTTCGAAGGTGGACTGGAAGTTGACCGCAATGCGTCTGCGCGGAAGCCTTTGCATGATGCAGGAGATGCCAAGCCCGCTGAGACTTCATCAGCTCCTAAGGGACTTACGACCGAAGGAACGGTGCATGGCTTCTGGGGCTTCGATGCATTTGAAGGTCCAACCATTGCGATCCAGCAGCTTCCCGGCAAGGACTGGAAGATCGTCGGAAACAATCAGCTCACCGCCGGACAGGATAACCAGCTTGTTCTGAGTGGCACCGCGACCGCCTGTATCGACCGTATCCAAATCACTACGGAAAAGGGTCGCCCTGTAGACGTTGATTTCAAACCAGCGCCGGCCCCACCGAACTCGGATACCCCGCCTGCCAACACGCTGGAACTGCACGTTGCTCTGAAGAACATCAGCCCCGGAGGATACTCCCTGCACATTCGCCAGTTTGGCTCGACAACGGAAGACAAACTTGATCTCAAGGGATACACCGGAGCCATCCATCTGGAGAAACTCGCTATGCACCCGGGCGATCGCACGGCAGTGCTGACCGGCGCGGAACTCGGAGACGTCGAGATGGTAGAGATCGAAGGGGTCACCTTCAAACCGGAGAAATCAGCCAGCGGCCCTTCCTTGCAACTCACGGCAGAGAAAGGCGTCTCACCTGCCGATCAGGCCACAGCCCAGGCAAAACTCCGCGACGGACGCACGATGCCCGTCAAGATCACATTGCAGTCGGCCCGCCCAGGACTCACGCTGCTCTCCAAGACCTCTACTCCGGAAGCCGCGGATAAGACCATGCCCATCACGCTTGGAGATGAGAAAGCGATCCATGTCACGGCTCCGATGACTTTCGTCGTGCAGTCGGACAAGGCATTCCCACGCACGCAGAAGATTGAAGTCAGCACTGTGGACGGATCGGTCAAGACGATGCTCTCGCTTGCCGACGCTTCGCTCGTTCTGCAGGATGAGAAAACTGCGATTGCGACCATCACTCCTCTGAAGGCCTTCGGTCCCTCCGCCTTTGGACCTTTGCAGATGCGTCCTGTGGCCGATGACGGCACCACTGGGGAATGGATGCCTCTCGGCATCCTTGTCCGCACTCCCGCGCTGACCAACATCACCTGCACGGCCACAGACTGCACTTTGACGGGGAGCAATCTCTTTCTGCTTTCGTCCGTCGGGACGACGGCGGACGCAGCTTCTGCAAAACCAGTCCCCACGGGCTATGCCGCAGGCTCGCTTACCGTCCCGGTAACGGGCGATCACTCTAAGCTTTATCTCACGCTGCGCGACGATCCGGCTACACCCGCCACGGTGGCTGTTCCGGGCGCTGAGCCACCTCCTGTTCCTGTTCCAGCAGCCGCGCCGGCACCTGATCCCGCAACAAACATAGCGCCCGCCGCCCCCGCCACGACACCGACTCCTACGCCAGAGCCAACACCACCGGCATCTGCACCCACATCCACTCCAGTGCCAAAGTCTTAGCCCTGTGCCCCATTCTTTCGCGGTTTCATCGCGAAAGGGTGGGGTCGCGCGGAGCGCACAAACTATATCAGTGAGGAAAAAGCGGATCCCTTCGCTTCGCTACGGGATGACAAATCTGTGTCTCTACATGCATGGCATCATCGTGCATGTAGAGACATCCGGACCTTCGATTAAACCAACTTCATCGCATTTGGATCCCACTTCACCACTGCCCCACGTTGCAGACTCAGATTGCTCAGCAAAGCAGCACCTGCGGCCCGGAAGCCGAACGTCGCATCCTCTACCGGATTCTTCCGCGTACGCACAGAATCGAAGAAGTTCACAAAGTGGTTATAGCCATCGTTGTATCCACGCGGAGCCACAAACTTCTCCGAACCTGCCACAGGCGCAGTCAGAGGATGCGGCAATGGATACTTCTTCCGGTATTCCGATGTGATCTGCTTCTGCATCGCATCCGTATAGGTCC
This genomic stretch from Terriglobus saanensis SP1PR4 harbors:
- a CDS encoding winged helix-turn-helix transcriptional regulator, coding for MQRKSMKESPCPIARTLDLIGEWWSILILRDAFQGKKRFTEFQQSLGLAKNVLSARLHKLVDNGILEIIPASDGSAYHEYVLTDKGRSLQPVLIALNQWGASYLPQRRPSKLEPDRKTR
- a CDS encoding FAD-dependent oxidoreductase; translation: MSSKRIVQCCCCIAGGGPAGMMLGYLMARAGVETVVLEKHKDFLRDFRGDTVHPSTTQIMQDLGLLEEFLKVPHQKVDHLGGDFGGEKVTLVDFSQLKTPCPYIAFMPQWDFLNFIAEKGKLLPKLTILMEANVTALLHESERVVGVQAETPEGPMEVRATLTVGADGRSSTVRAAAGLVVEDEHAAIDVFWFRVEKNDAEMEGVSMHSNGGKFLITIDRQAYLQCAYVVNKGGAEEIHVRGLEAFRHDVAVAAPELRASVNELAKWDDVKLLRVSVDRLIKWSAPGMLCIGDAAHTMSPVGGVGINLAVQDAVATANLLSVPLREGRLTDAMVEKVQARRLWPAKVVQTFQGAVQKNLLKPALAGKLSKMPLIFRIASRSRWMQGMAARFVGLGVRQERVRWKAF
- a CDS encoding TonB-dependent receptor produces the protein MFRSGCIFLSAVLASSTLAFTQGTLTTASVTGRVLDPSGAAIPQVNISVLEVATNQARTVETDGQGRFRVPFLPVGTYRFTAQPKGFAATTREIQLTVGGAFDLTLQMEVAEEKTAITVAAQPPVVEENRSQISETVLQREINDLPYSGRNFLDLALLAPGVSPTNTASVQTFAETAPVVGQGYSINSQRNFSNSFVVDGLSANDDAAGLAGNSYGLDVIREFQVVTSGGQAEFGRALGGYFNIVTRSGSKDVHGTVYGFLRNQRLNAQNALSQNKLPLTQGQYGASLSGPIRRERTFLFGNYEGRRMNTAGVITINPVQAAAVNTRLDTIGFTGPRLTVGSGATTLYPTNVHTDNGFLRLDHRFSDSDQLNVRYSYYGLASINARGAGSLADVSYGTAVQDTNHTVAISNIAMLTPRTFNESRGQFTYDSLNAPSNTQNSPAVTISGVATFGRFSSSPTARLNYLYEAVDNLVMQRGAHTFKTGVDFLFNDDTITFPMSIAGSYTFASLAAFQTSGTSYASFSQNFGTPFVQQNNPNIGVYMQDEWKATPSLTLNLGVRYDLQFLRTISTDKNNVSPRVGFAWSPFANKGTVVRGSFGLFYDRVPLRALANALLSANNTTDPSHGRLLQYTYVPGDTGAPTFPNVSTTPNPGSKISYALMNPNIQNAYSEQASLGVEQQINRTGTLGISYQHTRGLHLLSSLNRNINLDGFRPDATRGNIKPYDSVFDSYYDGLAVSFLERPVSWGSARVSYTWSKAIDDVGEFFFSSPINNFDLSVDRSRSDDDQRHRLVFDATLNSPMSHAKNVMAHLTHGWRLGGIVQYYSQLPFNVTTGGQTKQQTTQRPCIAATGLSVAPSGVTNACTEGLKGFVIGRNVGTGFDFFALNARLSRTFSLTDRVHLEGIAEAFNALNHRNDMIPNGTFGTGAYPASPNTSGTPFGGATAVGDPRSVQLAARISF